A part of Streptomyces sp. NBC_01210 genomic DNA contains:
- a CDS encoding FAD-dependent oxidoreductase has translation MKSASDPRVAIVGAGLGGLACARVLQLHGRSVTVFEHEASTGARLQGGTLDMHAGTGQVALRAAGLLDRFRALARPEGQEWRLLDPATATVVSHEEPGDADDDRPEIDRGQLRGLLLESLTAGTVRWDRTVSGVDLLGDGKRRLIFSDGTTDDFDLIVGADGAWSRVRPALSDATPGYTGVTFVDIGFDDCDTRHAALSRLVGDGTMMAKAGGKGLFAQRNSNSHIRAYIAFRAPENWHVTAGLDLGDTAAVRKHLLTVYEGWDESLLHLLRYNDGEFVNRPLFALPVPHTWEHIPGVTLLGDAAHLMPPLGLGANLAMLDGADLAHALVTEPGLDDAVRAYESVMLPRSAEAAKGCAEGLDHLIPPADS, from the coding sequence ATGAAATCCGCCAGTGACCCCCGCGTCGCAATCGTCGGCGCCGGCCTCGGCGGCCTTGCCTGCGCCCGTGTTCTGCAGCTCCACGGCCGCTCCGTCACCGTCTTCGAACACGAGGCGTCCACCGGCGCCCGCCTTCAGGGCGGCACTCTCGACATGCATGCCGGCACCGGACAGGTCGCGCTGCGCGCGGCGGGCCTGCTCGACCGATTCCGCGCCCTGGCCCGCCCTGAAGGCCAGGAGTGGCGCCTGCTCGACCCCGCGACCGCCACGGTCGTGTCTCATGAGGAGCCCGGCGACGCCGACGACGACAGGCCGGAGATCGACCGAGGCCAGTTGCGCGGTCTTCTCCTGGAATCCCTCACGGCGGGCACCGTCCGGTGGGACCGCACCGTCAGCGGGGTCGACCTGCTCGGGGACGGCAAACGCCGTCTGATCTTCAGCGACGGCACCACTGACGACTTCGACCTGATCGTCGGCGCCGACGGCGCCTGGTCACGTGTCCGCCCGGCCCTGTCCGACGCCACGCCCGGCTACACCGGTGTCACCTTCGTCGACATCGGCTTCGACGACTGCGACACCCGCCATGCCGCTCTCTCGCGGCTGGTCGGCGACGGCACCATGATGGCGAAGGCCGGCGGCAAGGGCCTGTTCGCCCAGCGCAACAGCAATAGCCACATCCGCGCCTACATCGCGTTCCGTGCCCCGGAGAACTGGCATGTGACCGCCGGCCTGGACCTTGGTGACACGGCGGCCGTGCGCAAGCACCTGCTGACGGTGTACGAGGGCTGGGACGAGAGCCTGCTCCATCTCCTGCGGTACAACGACGGCGAGTTCGTCAACCGGCCTCTGTTCGCACTGCCCGTCCCACACACCTGGGAGCACATACCCGGCGTCACCCTGCTGGGCGACGCCGCACACCTGATGCCCCCTCTCGGGCTGGGTGCCAACCTCGCCATGCTCGACGGCGCCGACCTCGCCCACGCCCTCGTCACCGAACCCGGCCTCGACGACGCCGTCCGTGCCTACGAGAGCGTCATGCTGCCGCGCTCGGCCGAGGCCGCCAAGGGCTGCGCCGAGGGACTCGACCACCTCATACCCCCGGCGGACTCCTGA
- a CDS encoding TetR/AcrR family transcriptional regulator produces MTEPTGRRERKKAQTRRSLADAALQLFLDRGYDQVGVKDVADAADVSVTTLFKYFPSKEALVFDQDDDLEAALVAAVRERAPGQSIPQALRERVLLMQASVADPRSAAFMRMVEDTPVLRDYAHRMWMRHEEAVARAIAEEVGAPEADVTSAALARFALEARGLIRRHPDPRRAADEVFALLEHGWTAAHPGN; encoded by the coding sequence GTGACCGAACCGACCGGGCGCCGCGAGCGCAAGAAGGCCCAGACCCGCAGGTCCCTGGCCGACGCCGCCCTCCAGCTCTTCCTCGACCGCGGCTACGACCAGGTCGGCGTCAAGGATGTCGCCGACGCCGCCGACGTGTCGGTGACCACGTTGTTCAAGTACTTCCCCAGCAAGGAGGCGCTGGTCTTCGACCAGGACGACGACCTCGAAGCGGCACTCGTCGCCGCGGTGCGCGAACGCGCCCCCGGCCAGTCGATCCCGCAAGCCCTGCGCGAGCGTGTCCTGCTGATGCAGGCTTCCGTCGCGGACCCGCGATCCGCCGCGTTCATGCGCATGGTGGAGGACACCCCGGTGCTGCGTGACTACGCCCACCGCATGTGGATGCGTCACGAAGAGGCCGTGGCGCGAGCCATCGCCGAGGAGGTCGGCGCCCCCGAAGCCGACGTCACCAGCGCTGCCCTTGCCCGTTTCGCGCTGGAAGCCCGGGGTCTCATTCGGCGGCACCCCGACCCGCGGCGTGCCGCCGACGAGGTCTTCGCCCTTCTCGAACACGGCTGGACAGCCGCCCACCCCGGCAACTGA
- a CDS encoding DUF5997 family protein, with the protein MTSHQTTQTMKPATAAKKLGVYLQATPAEFQEGVISRNELNALQTDPPEWLVELRRNGPHPRPVVAAKLGISIAGLARGGVTEALTTEQIDALKKDSPEWLQRERATQAEVRKEAARIKEKNAAEADQPGRPRS; encoded by the coding sequence ATGACGTCGCACCAGACCACCCAGACGATGAAGCCCGCGACCGCGGCTAAGAAGCTGGGTGTGTACCTCCAGGCCACCCCCGCCGAGTTCCAGGAGGGTGTCATCTCGCGCAACGAGTTGAATGCGCTGCAGACCGATCCGCCCGAGTGGCTGGTGGAACTGCGACGCAACGGCCCGCATCCCCGGCCGGTGGTCGCGGCGAAGCTGGGCATCTCCATCGCGGGGCTCGCGCGTGGCGGAGTCACCGAGGCCCTCACCACCGAGCAGATCGACGCGTTGAAGAAGGACAGTCCCGAGTGGCTGCAGCGGGAACGTGCTACCCAGGCCGAGGTCCGGAAGGAAGCGGCGCGCATCAAGGAGAAGAACGCGGCGGAAGCCGATCAACCCGGCCGACCGCGTTCCTGA
- a CDS encoding GNAT family N-acetyltransferase, translating into MNETTFGTYTISTDPARLDAARIHHWLSTDAYWALGRSREKQDRAIAGSLNFAAYETTSGELVAYARVVTDHATFAWLCDVYVDRAARGKGLGTALVAAARDHLAPCGLRRVLLATEDAHGVYEKIGFQALQHPGNWMSLGHQ; encoded by the coding sequence ATGAACGAGACGACCTTCGGCACGTACACGATCTCCACAGACCCCGCCCGCCTGGACGCCGCCCGCATCCACCATTGGCTTTCCACCGATGCTTACTGGGCGCTGGGCCGCAGCCGAGAGAAGCAGGACCGGGCCATCGCCGGTTCGCTCAACTTCGCGGCGTACGAGACGACTTCGGGTGAGCTCGTCGCGTACGCCCGTGTCGTCACCGACCACGCCACCTTCGCCTGGCTCTGCGATGTGTACGTCGACCGGGCCGCCCGCGGCAAGGGGCTCGGCACCGCGCTGGTCGCCGCCGCCCGCGATCACCTCGCCCCGTGCGGGCTGCGCCGTGTCCTCCTCGCCACCGAGGATGCCCACGGCGTCTACGAGAAGATCGGCTTCCAGGCCCTCCAGCACCCCGGGAACTGGATGTCGCTCGGCCATCAGTGA
- a CDS encoding SGNH/GDSL hydrolase family protein, with product MSNGEYQRYVALGDSQTEGLGDGDDIVGLRGWADRLAEHLAAVNPGLRYANLAVRGRVAGQVRAEQLGPALALHPDLATVVAGVNDLLRPRFDAADVAGHLEEMFAALTAAGAQVATVTFPDVGKIAPLARPIRSRVFDLNTRIRAAAARHGVAVAETGRQAISTDPRLWAADRLHASPLGHERIAAAVAQALHLPGSDDAWTLPLPPHTIPAGRQTAGAELRWAAAFLGPWLGRRLRGRSSGDGRTAKRPQLLPLSATSDSPADTGQRESS from the coding sequence ATGTCGAACGGTGAATACCAGCGCTACGTCGCCCTGGGCGACAGCCAGACCGAAGGGCTCGGCGACGGGGACGACATCGTCGGCCTACGCGGCTGGGCCGACCGGCTCGCCGAGCACCTCGCGGCGGTCAACCCCGGGCTTCGGTACGCCAATCTGGCCGTACGAGGACGTGTCGCCGGCCAGGTCCGCGCTGAACAGCTGGGGCCCGCACTGGCTTTGCACCCCGACCTGGCCACCGTCGTCGCCGGGGTCAACGATCTGCTCCGGCCCCGGTTCGACGCCGCAGACGTGGCCGGGCACCTGGAAGAGATGTTCGCCGCGCTCACGGCCGCCGGGGCTCAGGTGGCGACCGTGACCTTCCCCGACGTGGGGAAGATCGCGCCCCTTGCCCGGCCGATCAGGTCCCGCGTGTTCGACCTCAACACCCGCATCCGCGCTGCGGCCGCCCGTCACGGGGTCGCCGTAGCCGAAACCGGCCGGCAGGCCATCTCCACCGACCCACGGCTGTGGGCCGCGGACCGACTCCATGCCAGCCCCCTGGGCCACGAGCGGATCGCCGCAGCCGTTGCCCAAGCTCTCCACCTGCCCGGCAGCGACGACGCTTGGACGCTCCCCCTACCGCCCCATACGATCCCCGCGGGCCGGCAAACCGCAGGAGCCGAACTGCGCTGGGCGGCCGCATTCCTCGGCCCCTGGCTCGGACGCCGTCTGCGCGGTCGGTCCTCCGGCGACGGCCGCACCGCAAAACGCCCCCAGCTCCTGCCCCTGAGCGCGACGTCCGACTCCCCGGCAGACACCGGTCAGCGGGAATCTTCGTAG
- a CDS encoding DUF6461 domain-containing protein: protein MTGTTAADYLWFGEDFDDLAEAYCITLVRGLSPQTLLARLGAEEEVRVAGVQGLVEPAYDAWDTHDGDRLFVGVTAVGDWALIVEPNGYLGITDEAVAPISRGTTVVSHFRNINAVDHFNWFEDGELRLHFEPLFPYGRDGSDPDGLVGTMRKVGFDLSEEDGRDYALHTEAAFALAERITGVLLTPELLRTAEFVCGTAPLPAR from the coding sequence ATGACTGGGACGACTGCTGCCGACTATCTGTGGTTCGGCGAAGACTTCGACGACCTGGCCGAGGCGTACTGCATCACGCTGGTGCGCGGACTCTCGCCACAGACTCTGCTCGCGCGCCTCGGGGCTGAGGAGGAAGTGCGGGTTGCCGGGGTCCAGGGGCTGGTCGAGCCCGCGTACGACGCCTGGGACACCCACGACGGCGACCGGTTGTTCGTGGGGGTGACCGCCGTCGGCGACTGGGCGCTGATCGTCGAGCCCAACGGCTATCTAGGGATCACCGACGAGGCGGTGGCACCGATATCGCGCGGGACGACGGTCGTCTCGCACTTCCGGAACATCAATGCCGTCGACCACTTCAACTGGTTCGAGGACGGCGAACTGCGCCTCCACTTCGAGCCGCTGTTCCCCTACGGGCGCGACGGCAGCGATCCCGACGGCCTCGTCGGCACCATGCGGAAGGTGGGCTTCGACCTCAGCGAAGAAGACGGCCGCGACTACGCGTTGCACACGGAAGCCGCGTTCGCGCTGGCCGAGCGGATCACGGGGGTACTACTGACGCCGGAACTCCTCAGGACGGCGGAGTTCGTGTGCGGGACGGCGCCGCTACCGGCCCGCTGA
- a CDS encoding LysR substrate-binding domain-containing protein, with translation MTGSEVPPSFRLAYVPGVTPTKWVRIWNERLPEIPLTLVAVSAADAPEVLRGGGADAGFVRLPVDRTDLSAIPLYTETTVVVVPKDHVVASVDEVSVEDLADDIVLHPLDDSLDWERLPGQPANERPATTADAIELVAAGVGLLVVPQSLARLHHRKDLTYRPVSDAPESRIALSWPQDETTELVEDFIGIVRGRTVNSSRGRSPAPAQPKPKPKRPATGGARRKPAAGKSTGSTGKSPRSGSGGAKGGKPRRRS, from the coding sequence GTGACAGGCTCGGAAGTACCCCCTTCATTCCGGCTCGCTTATGTCCCGGGCGTGACGCCGACCAAGTGGGTGCGGATCTGGAACGAGCGACTGCCCGAAATCCCACTGACCCTCGTCGCGGTGTCCGCCGCCGACGCACCCGAGGTGTTGCGGGGCGGTGGCGCCGACGCGGGTTTCGTGCGGTTGCCGGTCGACCGGACGGACCTCAGCGCGATCCCCCTCTACACCGAGACCACGGTGGTCGTAGTCCCGAAGGACCACGTCGTGGCCTCGGTCGACGAAGTGTCCGTCGAGGATCTGGCCGACGACATCGTGCTGCATCCCCTCGACGACTCCCTCGACTGGGAACGTCTGCCGGGACAGCCCGCGAACGAACGGCCCGCCACGACGGCGGACGCGATCGAGCTGGTGGCGGCAGGAGTGGGGCTGCTCGTCGTCCCGCAGTCACTCGCCCGCCTGCACCACCGCAAGGACCTCACGTATCGGCCGGTCTCGGATGCCCCCGAGTCGCGCATCGCGCTTTCCTGGCCACAGGACGAGACCACCGAACTGGTGGAGGACTTCATCGGGATCGTCCGCGGGCGGACCGTCAACAGCTCACGGGGTCGCTCCCCGGCACCGGCCCAACCGAAGCCGAAGCCGAAGCGTCCCGCTACAGGCGGCGCACGGCGGAAGCCCGCAGCCGGCAAGTCGACCGGTTCGACCGGCAAGAGCCCGCGGAGCGGTTCCGGCGGCGCCAAGGGCGGCAAACCTCGCCGCCGGTCGTAG
- a CDS encoding histidine phosphatase family protein has product MSVRITLVAAARSSALLAERFDDDRPLDQAGWHEMQLAAHALVPLNVAELRYCSPTARSRATGDALGFAPIAQPALRDCDMGRWRGFTFAEVTAREPDAVDAWLADPRSAPHGGEPLLAFISRVGSWLDTRPAEDVGAIVAVAEPAVVRAALVYALRMPPSAYWNVDVRPLSTVTLTGQAGRWSLRLEAAA; this is encoded by the coding sequence ATGAGTGTCCGGATCACGCTGGTCGCTGCCGCCCGCAGCTCCGCCCTGCTCGCCGAGCGCTTCGACGACGACCGGCCGCTCGATCAGGCCGGCTGGCACGAGATGCAGCTTGCCGCGCACGCCCTCGTGCCGCTGAACGTCGCCGAGCTGCGCTACTGCTCGCCGACCGCCCGCAGCCGGGCGACCGGCGACGCGCTCGGCTTCGCGCCGATCGCCCAGCCGGCACTGCGCGACTGCGACATGGGCCGCTGGCGCGGCTTCACCTTCGCGGAGGTGACCGCCAGGGAGCCGGACGCCGTCGACGCCTGGCTCGCCGACCCGCGCTCCGCGCCGCACGGCGGCGAGCCGCTGCTCGCGTTCATCTCGCGCGTAGGGAGCTGGCTGGACACCAGGCCCGCCGAGGACGTCGGTGCCATCGTCGCAGTCGCCGAGCCGGCCGTCGTACGGGCGGCGCTGGTGTACGCGCTGAGGATGCCGCCCTCTGCGTACTGGAACGTGGACGTCCGCCCGCTGTCGACTGTCACCCTGACCGGCCAGGCGGGCCGCTGGAGCCTGCGCCTGGAGGCGGCCGCCTGA
- a CDS encoding RNA polymerase sigma factor, with the protein MPAGTVGEIERVFRAEYGRAVAVLVRRFGDIEIAEEAVQDAFAAAVERWPATGLPPSPAGWIITTARNRLIDRLRREASREDRYAQAALLYAVDEPAEEDPVHDDRLRLIFTCCHPALAPASQVALTLRLLGGLTTAEIAGAFLVAEPTMAQRLVRAKGKIRDARIPYRVPKDADLPDRLRPVLAVVYLIFNEGYTASSGERLVREDLCAEAIRLGRLLAELMPDEPEVKGLLALMLLTESRRAARTTRDGGLVLLTDQDRGLWDHDLVAEGQALVRQCLRRGQPGPYQIQAAINAVHSDAPVAAATDWSQILRLYDQLLALAPSPVVALNRAVAVAEVEGPGAGLALVDSLDLGGFHLFHAVRADLLRRLGRDSEAALAYEAAIARTENSAERDFLRRGLESLNRA; encoded by the coding sequence ATGCCTGCCGGCACCGTCGGGGAGATCGAGCGCGTGTTCCGTGCGGAGTACGGGCGCGCGGTAGCCGTCCTGGTCCGCCGCTTCGGCGACATCGAGATCGCCGAGGAGGCGGTCCAGGACGCGTTCGCCGCGGCGGTGGAGCGGTGGCCGGCCACCGGACTGCCGCCGAGCCCGGCCGGCTGGATCATCACGACGGCCCGCAACCGGCTGATCGACCGCCTCCGCAGGGAAGCGTCCCGCGAGGACCGGTACGCCCAGGCCGCACTGCTGTACGCCGTCGACGAACCGGCCGAGGAGGATCCTGTGCACGACGACCGGCTGCGCCTGATCTTCACCTGCTGCCACCCCGCGCTCGCCCCCGCGTCCCAGGTCGCTCTGACGCTTCGGCTGCTGGGCGGGCTGACCACCGCGGAGATCGCGGGCGCGTTCCTGGTGGCTGAGCCGACCATGGCCCAGCGGCTCGTCCGGGCCAAGGGCAAGATCCGCGACGCTCGGATCCCCTACCGGGTCCCGAAGGACGCCGATCTCCCGGACCGACTCCGGCCGGTGCTGGCCGTCGTGTACCTCATCTTCAACGAGGGCTACACAGCCAGCTCGGGCGAGCGGCTGGTGCGGGAAGACCTCTGTGCGGAGGCCATCCGGCTCGGACGCCTCCTTGCCGAGCTCATGCCCGACGAGCCCGAGGTCAAGGGGCTGCTCGCACTCATGCTGCTCACCGAGTCGCGCCGGGCCGCCCGCACCACGCGGGACGGCGGCCTGGTGCTGCTGACCGACCAGGACCGCGGTCTGTGGGACCACGACCTCGTCGCCGAGGGCCAGGCCCTGGTCCGGCAGTGTCTGAGGCGCGGTCAGCCAGGTCCGTACCAGATCCAGGCGGCGATCAACGCCGTCCACAGCGACGCACCGGTCGCGGCCGCCACGGACTGGTCGCAGATCCTGCGGCTGTACGACCAGCTGCTCGCGCTCGCCCCGAGCCCGGTCGTAGCCCTCAACCGCGCCGTCGCGGTGGCGGAGGTCGAAGGCCCGGGGGCGGGACTGGCCCTCGTCGACAGTCTCGACCTCGGCGGCTTTCATCTCTTCCACGCCGTCCGGGCCGATCTGCTGCGGCGCCTGGGCCGCGACAGCGAGGCGGCACTCGCGTACGAGGCAGCGATCGCCCGCACCGAGAATTCGGCCGAGCGTGACTTCCTGCGGCGCGGTCTCGAGTCGCTGAACCGCGCCTGA
- the argC gene encoding N-acetyl-gamma-glutamyl-phosphate reductase, whose translation MAVRAAVAGASGYAGGELLRLLLAHPEIEIGALTGNSNAGQKLGGLQPHLLPLAGRVLEPTTAEVLTGHEVVFLALPHGQSAAVAEQLGDEVLVVDMGADFRLEDAADWETFYGSPHAGTWPYGLPELPGARAALQGTKRIAVPGCYPTAVTLALFPAYAASLAEPEAVITAASGTSGAGKAPKPHLLGSEVMGSMSPYGVGGSHRHTPEMIQNLSAAAGERVTVSFTPTLAPMARGILATCSAKAKPGTTAQDVRTAYEKALQDEPFVHLLPEGQWPATASVHGSNAVQIQVAYDEAAGRIIAISAIDNLTKGTAGGAVQSMNLALGLPEDTGLSTVGVAP comes from the coding sequence ATGGCGGTACGAGCAGCAGTGGCAGGAGCGAGCGGTTACGCGGGCGGAGAACTCCTCCGGCTGCTCCTCGCCCACCCTGAGATCGAGATCGGCGCCCTCACCGGCAACTCCAACGCGGGCCAGAAGCTCGGTGGCCTGCAGCCGCATCTGCTCCCGCTCGCCGGGCGGGTGCTCGAGCCGACCACCGCCGAGGTACTCACCGGGCACGAGGTCGTCTTTCTCGCGCTCCCGCACGGTCAGTCCGCCGCCGTCGCCGAGCAGCTCGGCGACGAGGTCCTCGTCGTCGACATGGGGGCCGACTTCCGGCTGGAGGACGCGGCCGACTGGGAGACGTTCTACGGCTCGCCGCACGCCGGGACCTGGCCCTACGGCCTCCCCGAACTGCCGGGCGCCCGTGCCGCGCTGCAAGGGACCAAGCGCATCGCCGTACCCGGTTGCTATCCCACCGCCGTCACGCTCGCCCTCTTCCCGGCGTACGCGGCCTCGCTCGCCGAGCCCGAAGCGGTGATCACCGCCGCCTCCGGCACCTCCGGCGCGGGCAAGGCGCCCAAGCCGCATCTGCTCGGCTCCGAGGTGATGGGCTCGATGAGCCCGTACGGCGTCGGCGGCAGCCACCGCCATACCCCCGAGATGATCCAGAACCTGAGCGCGGCGGCCGGCGAGCGGGTCACCGTCTCCTTCACGCCCACGCTCGCGCCCATGGCCCGCGGCATTCTCGCCACGTGCAGCGCGAAGGCGAAGCCGGGCACGACGGCTCAGGACGTACGGACCGCGTACGAGAAGGCGCTCCAGGACGAGCCGTTCGTCCACCTGCTCCCCGAGGGCCAGTGGCCCGCCACCGCTTCCGTTCACGGGTCGAACGCCGTCCAGATCCAGGTCGCGTACGACGAGGCCGCCGGCCGCATCATCGCGATCAGCGCCATCGACAACCTCACCAAGGGCACCGCGGGCGGCGCGGTGCAGAGCATGAACCTCGCCCTCGGGCTCCCCGAGGACACCGGACTTTCCACGGTCGGAGTCGCTCCGTGA
- a CDS encoding YciI family protein — protein MKHYLLSVIQPSSAEKPAPEVLEEIRRELDVFHQELKAADAWVFAGGLHAPSTATVVQVKGGDALMTDGPYAEGKEHIGGLCIVKAPDLDSALEWGRKAARATTLPIEVRPFLGEAAE, from the coding sequence ATGAAGCACTACCTGCTCAGCGTGATCCAGCCGTCGTCCGCAGAGAAGCCCGCGCCGGAGGTGCTGGAAGAGATCAGGCGGGAGCTCGACGTCTTCCATCAGGAACTGAAGGCCGCCGACGCATGGGTCTTTGCCGGAGGGCTGCACGCCCCGAGCACGGCCACCGTGGTCCAGGTCAAGGGCGGCGACGCCCTGATGACCGACGGCCCGTACGCCGAAGGCAAGGAGCACATCGGCGGGCTGTGCATCGTCAAGGCGCCCGATCTGGACTCCGCGCTCGAATGGGGCCGTAAGGCCGCCCGCGCGACCACGCTCCCGATCGAGGTACGGCCGTTCCTGGGCGAAGCCGCGGAGTGA
- a CDS encoding PadR family transcriptional regulator, producing the protein MALRHAVLAALLDGEYSGYQLAKAFDDGVANFWHALPQQLYAELTKLEKEGLVAGRQVIQEARPNKRLFTVTDAGRAELERFAAGVSKPSFIRDDLLVKVQAADRIGTAPVIEQLEERASAAEAKIGLLGKLLRQMRGAADEEEFLRRGERIGPYLTCLRGLAFEQGHRDWCLRIAAVLRERQTTHVER; encoded by the coding sequence ATGGCCTTGCGACATGCCGTGCTGGCGGCGCTGCTGGACGGCGAGTACAGCGGATACCAGCTGGCGAAAGCGTTCGATGACGGCGTCGCGAACTTCTGGCACGCCCTGCCCCAGCAGCTGTACGCCGAGCTGACCAAGCTGGAGAAGGAAGGGCTGGTCGCTGGTCGACAAGTGATCCAGGAGGCCCGGCCCAACAAGCGCCTGTTCACGGTCACCGACGCCGGTCGCGCCGAGCTGGAGAGGTTTGCCGCAGGCGTATCGAAGCCCTCGTTCATCCGCGACGATCTGCTCGTCAAGGTCCAGGCCGCCGACCGCATCGGCACCGCGCCGGTGATCGAACAGCTCGAAGAGCGAGCGTCCGCGGCCGAGGCCAAGATCGGGCTTCTGGGCAAGCTGCTGCGGCAGATGCGCGGCGCTGCGGACGAGGAGGAGTTCCTGCGCCGCGGCGAGCGGATCGGGCCGTACCTGACGTGCCTGCGCGGCCTGGCCTTCGAGCAGGGCCACCGGGACTGGTGCCTGCGGATCGCGGCGGTCCTGAGGGAAAGGCAGACGACTCATGTCGAACGGTGA
- the argJ gene encoding bifunctional glutamate N-acetyltransferase/amino-acid acetyltransferase ArgJ translates to MSVTAAKGFTAAGIAAGIKENGNPDLALVVNNGPRRAAAGVFTSNRVKAAPVLWSEQVLRGGEVTAVVLNSGGANACTGPQGFQDTHATAEKAAEVLGQSAGEVAVASTGLIGLLLPMNKIVAGIEKAATELSAHGGEKAAIAIKTTDTVHKTAVVTKDGWTVGGMAKGAGMLAPGLATMLVVLTTDADLEAATLDKALRDATRQTFDRIDSDGCMSTNDTVLLLASGASELTPRYEEFAEAVRTVCDDLARQLIGDAEGASKDIRIEVINAATEDDAVEVGRSIARNNLLKCAIHGEDPNWGRVLSAIGTTQAAFEPDRLNVAINDIWVCKNGSVGEDRDLVDMRYREVKITADLSAGSDSAVIWANDLTADYVHENSAYSS, encoded by the coding sequence GTGAGCGTCACGGCAGCCAAGGGATTCACGGCGGCGGGCATCGCCGCCGGGATCAAGGAGAACGGCAATCCGGACCTGGCCCTCGTGGTCAACAACGGTCCCCGCCGCGCCGCCGCGGGCGTCTTCACCTCCAACCGCGTCAAGGCCGCGCCCGTCCTCTGGTCCGAGCAGGTCCTCCGCGGCGGCGAAGTCACCGCGGTCGTCCTCAACTCCGGTGGCGCCAACGCCTGTACGGGCCCGCAGGGTTTCCAGGACACCCACGCGACCGCAGAGAAGGCCGCCGAGGTGCTCGGCCAGAGTGCCGGCGAGGTCGCCGTCGCCTCCACCGGGCTGATCGGTCTGCTGCTGCCGATGAACAAGATCGTCGCCGGCATCGAGAAGGCCGCCACCGAGCTCTCCGCGCACGGCGGTGAGAAGGCCGCCATCGCCATCAAGACCACCGACACCGTCCACAAGACCGCTGTGGTCACCAAGGACGGCTGGACCGTCGGCGGTATGGCCAAGGGCGCTGGCATGCTCGCCCCCGGCCTCGCCACCATGCTCGTCGTCCTCACCACCGACGCCGACCTCGAGGCCGCGACGCTCGACAAGGCGCTGCGCGACGCCACCCGGCAGACCTTCGACCGGATCGACTCCGACGGCTGTATGTCCACCAACGACACCGTGCTGCTGCTCGCCTCCGGAGCCAGTGAGCTCACACCCCGGTACGAGGAGTTCGCCGAGGCCGTTCGGACCGTCTGCGACGATCTCGCCCGCCAGCTGATCGGTGACGCCGAGGGCGCCAGCAAGGACATCCGTATCGAGGTCATCAACGCCGCGACCGAGGACGACGCCGTCGAGGTGGGCCGCTCCATCGCCCGTAACAACCTCCTCAAGTGCGCCATCCACGGCGAGGACCCCAACTGGGGCCGGGTGCTCTCCGCCATCGGCACCACACAGGCCGCCTTCGAGCCCGACCGGCTGAACGTCGCCATCAACGACATCTGGGTCTGCAAGAACGGCAGCGTCGGCGAGGACCGGGACCTGGTCGACATGCGCTACCGCGAGGTGAAGATCACCGCCGACCTCTCCGCCGGGTCCGATTCCGCCGTGATCTGGGCCAACGACCTCACCGCCGACTACGTCCACGAGAACAGCGCGTACTCCTCATGA